A stretch of DNA from Candidatus Thermoplasmatota archaeon:
TGATCGCAGGCACTGGCCTAGGCCATGTCTCCGAGGAGATAGTGGGCTCGATCCAAAGGGCGGTGAAGAGCGGCGTTCATGTGTATGTGACGACTCAATGTCTGCACGGTGCAGTCAACCTCAATGTCTACTCCACAGGACGGGACATGCTTGTCGCAGGTGCGGTCCCCTTGGGCGACATGCTCCCGGAGACGGCCTATGTCAAGCTGATGTGGGCCATGGGTCAGACCGAGGATCCCGAACAGGTGAAGAAGATCATGCTGACGAACATCGCAGGCGAGTTCACATCGAGGAGGCAGGTCTGACTTGGATTTCAAGTCTCTGGGCCTGAAGGTGGGCATAGAGATCCACCAGCAGCTGAACACTGGAAAGCTCTTCTGCGAGTGCCAGACGGAGTTCTCCGACGAACACAACAAGGAGTTCGTTAGGCGTCTCAGGCCCACCCAGAGCGAGATGGGCGAGATAGACAGAGCTGCGCTCGAAGAGTCCGAGAGGAAGCTGCATTTCAGGTACCAGACCGTTCCGTACTCGTGCCTGGTCGAGGCAGATGAGGAGCCGCCGCACGACGCAAACAGACGCGCGATCGAGGCATCTTTGGAGATGTCGTGCCTTCTGGGCATGACCTGCGTCGACGAGGTCCATTTCATGCGGAAGATCGTGATAGACGGGTCGAATACTGGTGGGTTCCAGAGGACGGCACTCATCTCGACGAACGGGAGCTTCGAAGTTGCTGGGAAGAAGATAGGGGCGTCCACCATCTGCCTCGAGGAGGACGCTGCCAGAAGGATGTCCGAACATGGAAGCGAGGTGACGTTCCGGCTTGACAGGCTCGGGATACCATTGGTCGAGATCGCGACTGACCCAGACATGAGCACTCCTGAGGAAGTGCGCATGGTCGCCGAACGGCTGGGCTCTCTCCTCAGAGCAACGAAGAAGGTCCGGCGTGGCATAGGCACGATTCGAGAGGACGTCAACATCTCTATTTCGGGCGGTGCCCGGGTTGAGATCAAGGGTGCCCAAGATCTGAGACTGCTTCATGTCTACGTCGAGGAAGAGGCTAAGAGGCAGCTCGAACTCTTGGAGGTCAAGCGTGTGCTCAGGGAGAGAGGCGCGCGTTCTGTCACTCCGGACATCAGGGACCTGACGGCTCTGTTCAGGCAAACCAAGTGCAAGGTCCTCAGGAACGGACTTGAGGCCAAGGGGAAGATCCTTGCGGTCAAGTTGCCCAAGTTTGCAGGCGTCCTCGGGACGACCGAGAACGGCGTGAAGCGGCTTGGTCCTGAGATGGCGGCGCATGCGCGCGTCGCAGGGGTCAAGGGATTGTTCCACTCTGATGAACTCCCAGGATATGGTGTCACGATCGCAGAAGTCGAGGACATAAGAACCACATTGGGTGTCGAGCCTGACGATGCATTCATGTTGGTGGTAGATGAGGAGGATAAAGCCCGTGCAGCTGTGTTCAAGGCGGTCGAAAGGGCCAATGTCGGCATCGAGGGAGTCCCTGAGGAAACGCGGGATCCGCTCCCTGACGGCCAGACTGTCTACAGCAGGCCTCTGCCGGGGAAGGATAGGATGTACCCCGAGACCGATGTGAGGCCTATCCTGATCGATGGAGCGATTCTCGAGAGCATCAGATTGAACCTGCCCGAGCTTCCGGAGGAGAAGGCTGCTAGGTTCATCAAGGACTTCGGAATAAGCAAGGCGCAGGCGGAGTCGCTTGTGAAGGCAGGATATGAGGACGAGTTCGAGTTGCTCGCCGCCGGTTTCGGGAACCCGCAAGCGGTGGCGAGGATATACATCAATACATTCCCCGAGCTGGAGAAGCTAGGCCTCGATCCGTCTCGACTGAGCCTTGATTTGATGAAGGATGTCCTGGCCAGCCTCAAGACAGGCGCGTTCGCCAAGGAAGCCATCCCGAAGATACTGTCCTCCGTGCTGGAGAACGGTCACACCGTCAGCAGGGCGGTCGAAACGCTCGGCGTCGAGACCATAGACACTGAGTTGGTCCGCGAGGTCTGCGATAGGATCGTGAAGGAGCGAGAGAAGTACATTCGAGAACGCGGGGAGAGCAGCCTCGCCCCTCTGATGGGCATCGTGATGAAGGAGCTGCGCGGAAAAGTGGACGGGAAGGTCATCAGCGAGATTTTGCGCGAGAGGATCGAACGCCTCCTGAAGTAGTGGGTTTATCGCTGATCATCATCAGGAAGCTCTTACAGTACTCGATCGCTGCGCCGGGATCTTTGCCATTGTATCTCAAGAAGCTCCGGCAGAGTTCGTCCAGGTCGCTGGGGTCGTTGTACTTCCTTGGTCTGTCCTTCGGCACTGGGTCACTCTCAAAGTCGGGAATCCACAATTGGGAATTGCCCTAATAATACTTGTCGCCACGTTATTTGGTCGAGATTGTCTTGAGCCGGAACCTGTAGGCGTAAATCGATTCGAAGAACATGTGCTGTTCTTCGAGCATCTCGGAATCGTATCTCTCCCTCGCCGATTTCAGAACCGACATGAGCCCGCCCACGGACGATAGGATCATGAATATTCTGCCTCCGGGAGATAGATGCTTCCATGCATCGTTGAGGAACTGGACCGCGGTCTCACATCCTTC
This window harbors:
- the gatE gene encoding Glu-tRNA(Gln) amidotransferase subunit GatE; this encodes MDFKSLGLKVGIEIHQQLNTGKLFCECQTEFSDEHNKEFVRRLRPTQSEMGEIDRAALEESERKLHFRYQTVPYSCLVEADEEPPHDANRRAIEASLEMSCLLGMTCVDEVHFMRKIVIDGSNTGGFQRTALISTNGSFEVAGKKIGASTICLEEDAARRMSEHGSEVTFRLDRLGIPLVEIATDPDMSTPEEVRMVAERLGSLLRATKKVRRGIGTIREDVNISISGGARVEIKGAQDLRLLHVYVEEEAKRQLELLEVKRVLRERGARSVTPDIRDLTALFRQTKCKVLRNGLEAKGKILAVKLPKFAGVLGTTENGVKRLGPEMAAHARVAGVKGLFHSDELPGYGVTIAEVEDIRTTLGVEPDDAFMLVVDEEDKARAAVFKAVERANVGIEGVPEETRDPLPDGQTVYSRPLPGKDRMYPETDVRPILIDGAILESIRLNLPELPEEKAARFIKDFGISKAQAESLVKAGYEDEFELLAAGFGNPQAVARIYINTFPELEKLGLDPSRLSLDLMKDVLASLKTGAFAKEAIPKILSSVLENGHTVSRAVETLGVETIDTELVREVCDRIVKEREKYIRERGESSLAPLMGIVMKELRGKVDGKVISEILRERIERLLK